A genomic window from Vitis riparia cultivar Riparia Gloire de Montpellier isolate 1030 chromosome 18, EGFV_Vit.rip_1.0, whole genome shotgun sequence includes:
- the LOC117907049 gene encoding E3 ubiquitin-protein ligase UPL2-like: MATLRSSLPSRLRQLLSGEAAMGPALRLGDSEPPPKIKAFIDKVIQSPLQDIAIPLSGFHWEYSKGNFHHWRPLFLHFDTYFKTYLSCRNDLLLSDNTLEDDSPFPKHAVLQILRVMQIILENCHNKSSFGGLEHFKLLLTSTDPEILIATLETLSALVKINPSKLHGSGKLIGCGSVNGCLLSLAQGWGSKEEGLGLYSCVMANERTQEEGLSLFPSDMENDRDKSQYRLGSTLYFELHGVNSESTEETSSAKSSNLSVIHTTDLHLRKEDDLLLMKQYIEQYNVPPELRFSLLTRIRYARAFRSPRICRLYSRICLLAFIVLVQSNDAHDELVSFFANEPEYTNELIRIVRSEETVPGTIRTLAMLALGAQLAAYSASHERARILSGSSINFAGGNRMILLNVLQRAVLSLNNSNDPSSLAFVEALLQFYLLHVISSSSSSGSVIRGSGMVPTFLPLLEDSDPTHMHLVCFAVKTLQKLMDYSSAAVSLFKDLGGVELLARRLQIEVHRVIGLAGANDSSMIIGESSGYSDDQLYSQKRLIRVLLKALGSATYIPANSTRSQNSHDNSLPVTLSLIFGNVEKFGGDIYFSAVTVMSEIIHKDPTCFSALHELGLPDAFLSSVVAGILPSSKALTCIPNGLGAICLNVKGLEAVKETSALRFLVDIFTTKKYVVAMNEAIVPLANAVEELLRHVSSLRSTGVDIIIEIVDRIASIGDDNVGSSGKVNGTTAMEMDSEDKENDGHCCLVGSIDSAAEGISNEQFIQLCIFHVMVLVHRTMENSETCRLFVEKSGIEALLKLLLRPNIAQSSEGMSIALHSTMVFKGFTQHHSAPLARAFCSSLRDHLKKALTGFSDASGSFLLDPRLTPDSGIFPSLFLVEFLLFLAASKDNRWVTALLTEFGNDSKDVLEDIGRVQREVLWQIALLEDAKIETEDDGASSFAESQPSEPNTNDSEEQRFNSFRQFLDPLLRRRMSGWSVESQFFDLLNLYRDLGRATGLQRLSADGPSNLRLGASHQLHHSGSSDSTGVISKKEDEKQRSYYSSCCDMVRSLSFHITHLFQELGKAMLLPRRRDDTLNVSPSSKSVVSTFASIALDHMNFGGHVNPSGSEVSISTKCRYFGKVIDFIDGILLDRPDSCNPVLVNCLYGHGVVQSVLTTFVATSQLLFTVNRAPASPMETDDGISKQDEKDETDNSWIYGPLASYGKLMDHLVTSSFILSPFTKHLLAQPLINGDVPFPRDAETFVKVLQSMVLKVVLPVWTNPQFTDCSYDFITTIISIIRHIYSGVEVKNVNSNASARITGPPPNETAISTIVEMGFSRSRAEEALRQVGANSVELAMEWLFSHPEETQEDDELARALAMSLGNSGSDAKEEVANESTQHLEEEVIQLPPVEELLSTCTKLLQMKEPLAFPVRDLLVMICSQNDGQYRSSVITFIIDQMKLCSLTSESGNVIMLSALFHVLALILHEDAVAREVAFKNGLVKLSTDLLSRWDSGACDSEKPQVPKWVTAAFLAIDRLLQVDQKLNSELAEQLKKDDVSSQQTTITIDDDKQNKLQATLGLSPKHIDMHEQKRLIEIACNCIRNQLPSETMHAVLQLCSTLTRTHSIAVNFLDDGGLPMLLSLPTSSLFSGFDNVAATIIRHVLEDPQTLQQAMESEIRHSLVAAANRHSNGRLTPRNFLLNLTSVISRDPMIFMQAAQSVCQVEMVGERLYIVLLKDRDKDKCKEKEKEKEKATEKDRNNDGKVTLGNASSIAPTGGHGKLTDPNSKNSKVHRKPPQSFVNVIELLLDSVISFVPPSKDETVVNVPLDSPSLAAMDIDVAASKGKGKAIVTTPEENDFNNQEASASLAKIVFILKLLTEILLMYSSSVNVLLRKDAEVSGCRAPPQRGPTVYCITGIFHHILHRFLPYSRNSKKEKKIEGDWMHKLATRASQFLVAACVRSTEARRRVFTEISNILNDFVDSSNGFRPPGNDIQAFIDLLNDVLAARSPTGAYISAEASATFIDVGLVRSLTRTLQALDLDHVDSPKAVTGLIKALEVVTKEHVHSADSNTGKGENSTKPPDHNQPGRVDDSADVSQSMETSSQPNHDVTAADHVESFNTTQTYGGSEAVTDDMEHDQDLDGGFVPSTEDDYMHETSGDPRVMENGIDTVGIRFEIQPQENLVDEDDDEMSGDDGDEVDEDEDEDDEEHNDLEEDEVHHLPHPDTDQDDHEIDDDEFDEEVMEEDDEDDEDDEDGVILRLEEGINGINVFDHIEVFGRDHSFSNETLHVMPVEVFGSRRHGRTTSIYNLLGRTGDNAAPSRHPLLVEPSSSLQTPPLRQSENARDVILSDRNSENTASRLDTIFRSLRNGRHGHRLNLWVDDNQQGGGSNASAVPQGLEELLVSQLRRPAPEKPSDENTTVEHESKPQVSQSQESEADIRPETAVENNVNNETSCVPPPTSVAMDSIDNADTRPAATESLQGTDASSMHSQSVEMQFEHNEAAVRDVEAVSQESSGSGATLGESLRSLDVEIGSADGHDDGGERQGSADRMPLGDMQATRTRRTNVSFGNSTPLSGRDASLHSVTEVSENPSQEADQVGPGEEQQINADADSGSIDPAFLDALPEELRAEVLSAQQGQVAQPSNTEQQNTGDIDPEFLAALPPDIRAEVLAQQQAQRLHQSQELEGQPVEMDTVSIIATFPSDLREEVLLTSSDAILANLTPALVAEANMLRERFAHRYHNRTLFGMYHRNRRGESSRRGEGIGSSLDRAGGSIVPRRSMGGKLVEADGAPLVDTEALKAMIRLLRVVQPLYKGQLQRLLLNLCAHSETRIALVKLLMDMLMLDTRKPANHLNTSEPSYRLYACQSHVMYSRPQYFDGVPPLVSRRILETMTYLARNHPYVAKILLQYRLPHPPLQESENLDQVRGKAVMVIEDEVVDKKLHQEGYLSVALLLSLLNQPLYLRSIAHLEQLLNLLEVIIDDVESKSSVSDKSEPSSTGQPSGPQVSISDAEINADSGGVSGVGVTSSKVDDSSKPSAFGSHRECDAHSVLLNLPQSELRLLCSLLAREGLSDNAYSLVAEVLKKLVAIAPTHCHLFITELAFSVQNLTKSAMDELHTFGETEKALLSSSSSDGAAILRVLLALSSLVASLNEKEKDQQVLPEKEQTAALSQVWDINAALEPLWLELSTCISKIESYSDSATVLPTTSIISTSKPSGAMPPLPAGSQNILPYIESFFVMCEKLHPGQPGASQDFSLAAVSDVEDASTSDGQQKTPVSVLKVDEKHIAFVKFSEKHRKLLNAFIRQNPGLLEKSFSLMLKVPRFIDFDNKRSHFRSKIKHQHDHHHSPLRISVRRAYILEDSYNQLRLRSTQDLKGRLTVHFQGEEGIDAGGLTREWYQSLSRVIFDKGALLFTTVGNESTFQPNPNSVYQTEHLSYFKFVGRVVGKALFDGQLLDVHFTRSFYKHILGVKVTYHDIEAIDPDYFKNLKWMLENDITDVLDVTFSIDADEEKLILYERNEVTDCELIPGGRNIRVTEDNKHKYVDLVAEHRLTTAIRPQINAFLEGFNELIPRDLISIFNDKELELLISGLPDIDLDDMRANTEYSGYSPASPVIQWFWEVVQSLSKEDKARLLQFVTGTSKVPLEGFSALQGISGSQKFQIHKAYGSPDHLPSAHTCFNQLDLPEYPSKQHLEERLLLAIHEANEGFGFG, translated from the exons CCTCCTAAAATTAAAGCATTCATTGATAAGGTGATTCAGAGTCCATTACAAGATATAGCGATACCTCTTTCTGGATTCCATTGGGAGTACAGTAAG GGGAATTTTCATCATTGGAGGCCACTGTTTCTGCATTTTGATACATACTTCAAGACATACTTGTCTTGTAGGAATGACCTCCTTTTGTCAGATAATACTTTAGAAGATGATAGTCCTTTTCCGAAGCATGCAGTTCTACAAATTTTACGAGTGATGCAAATAATTTTAGAGAATTGCCATAACAAGAGTTCATTTGGTGGCTTAGAG CATTTCAAGCTCCTGCTTACATCAACAGATCCTGAAATTCTTATAGCCACATTGGAGACTCTTTCTGCATTAGTTAAAATAAATCCCTCCAAGCTACATGGGAGTGGGAAGCTTATTGGATGTGGATCTGTGAACGGCTGTCTACTGTCTCTAGCACAGGGATGGGGGAGCAAGGAGGAAGGCCTGGGTTTATATTCATGTGTTATGGCAAATGAGAGAACCCAAGAGGAAGGGCTTAGTTTGTTTCCATCAGACATGGAAAATGATCGTGACAAATCCCAGTACCGATTAGGTTCTACTCTGTATTTTGAATTGCATGGTGTCAATTCCGAAAGCACTGAGGAGACCAGTAGTGCAAAATCTTCTAACTTGAGTGTTATCCACACCACAGATCTGCATTTGCGGAAAGAAGATGATCTATTACTGATGAAACAATATATTGAGCAGTACAATGTTCCTCCTGAGCTTCGGTTTTCATTGTTGACCAGGATCAGATATGCTCGTGCCTTCCGTTCTCCCAGAATTTGCAGACTGTACAGCAGGATCTGCCTTCTTGCATTCATTGTTCTTGTTCAATCTAATGATGCCCATGATGAGCTGGTATCCTTTTTTGCCAATGAGCCAGAATATACCAATGAATTAATTAGGATTGTGAGGTCTGAAGAAACTGTCCCTGGAACTATTAGAACCCTTGCAATGCTTGCCTTAGGTGCTCAATTAGCTGCATATTCAGCATCTCATGAGCGTGCTCGGATTTTGAGTGGATCTAGCATCAATTTTGCTGGAGGTAACCGCATGATTCTCCTCAATGTGCTCCAGAGGGCGGTTTTGTCACTGAATAACTCCAATGACCCATCATCTCTTGCCTTTGTTGAAGCACTTCTGCAGTTCTATTTACTCCATGTtatatcttcttcttctagtTCTGGGAGTGTCATCAGGGGTTCAGGAATGGTTCCCACATTTTTACCTCTTTTAGAAGATTCTGATCCTACTCATATGCATCTTGTCTGTTTTGCTGTGAAAACTTTACAAAAGCTCATGGACTACAGTAGTGCAGCAGTTTCCCTGTTTAAAGATTTGGGGGGTGTAGAACTTTTAGCAAGGAGACTGCAGATAGAAGTACACAGGGTTATTGGTTTAGCTGGAGCAAATGATAGTTCAATGATCATTGGTGAAAGCTCAGGATACAGTGATGATCAGTTATACTCACAGAAGAGGCTCATCAGGGTTTTGTTGAAGGCGCTTGGGTCTGCTACTTATATCCCTGCAAACTCTACGAGATCCCAAAACTCCCATGATAATTCTTTACCTGTCACTCTGTCACTGATATTTGGTAATGTAGAAAAATTTGGAGGTGACATTTATTTTTCAGCTGTGACTGTCATGAGCGAAATTATCCATAAAGACCCTACTTGTTTTTCTGCTTTGCATGAATTGGGTCTTCCTGATGCATTTTTATCTTCAGTAGTGGCTGGAATACTTCCTTCTTCAAAGGCTCTCACATGTATTCCTAATGGTCTCGGTGCCATTTGTCTTAATGTGAAAGGCTTAGAGGCAGTGAAAGAAACTTCGGCATTGCGGTTCCTTGTGGACATTTTTACCACCAAGAAATATGTAGTAGCAATGAATGAAGCTATCGTTCCCTTGGCCAATGCTGTGGAAGAGCTTTTGCGTCATGTATCGTCATTACGAAGCACTGGTGTTGACATAATTATTGAAATTGTTGATAGAATTGCTTCAATAGGGGATGATAATGTGGGGTCATCAGGAAAAGTTAATGGGACCACTGCAATGGAGATGGATTCTGAAGACAAAGAAAATGATGGCCATTGCTGTCTGGTTGGTTCAATAGATTCAGCTGCAGAAGGCATTAGTAATGAGCAGTTCATCCAACTTTGCATCTTTCATGTGATGGTTCTGGTTCACAGAACAATGGAAAATTCTGAAACTTGTCGGTTATTTGTGGAGAAGTCAGGGATTGAAGCTCTACTGAAGCTTCTGCTACGGCCTAATATTGCCCAGTCTTCTGAAGGAATGTCTATTGCTTTACACAGCACCATGGTCTTCAAGGGCTTTACTCAGCATCACTCAGCTCCACTCGCACGTGCTTTCTGCTCCTCTCTTAGGGATcatttgaagaaagctttgACTGGATTTAGTGATGCTTCAGGCTCCTTTTTGCTGGATCCTAGGTTAACACCTGATAGTGgaatttttccttcacttttccTTGTTGAATTCCTTCTATTTCTTGCTGCCTCCAAAGACAATCGTTGGGTAACTGCATTGCTTACTGAATTTGGAAATGATAGCAAGGATGTTTTGGAAGATATTGGACGTGTACAACGTGAAGTCCTATGGCAGATTGCTCTCCTTGAAGATGCCAAGATTGAGACAGAAGATGATGGTGCTAGTTCTTTTGCTGAGTCACAACCATCAGAACCGAACACAAATGATAGTGAAGAGCAAAGATTCAACTCCTTTAGGCAGTTTCTTGACCCATTACTGAGAAGGAGAATGTCAGGATGGAGTGTTGAATCCCAATTTTTTGATCTTCTAAACTTGTATCGTGACCTTGGCCGTGCTACTGGCCTTCAACGACTAAGTGCTGATGGTCCTTCAAACTTGCGGCTTGGAGCAAGTCATCAATTGCATCATTCGGGTTCTTCTGATTCTACTGGAGTCATTAGTAAAAAGGAAGATGAGAAGCAGAGATCCTATTATTCTTCTTGTTGTGACATGGTTAGATCACTTTCTTTTCACATTACCCATTTGTTTCAAGAGTTAGGAAAGGCCATGCTGCTTCCTCGACGACGTGATGATACTCTGAATGTGTCCCCTTCTTCAAAATCTGTGGTTTCTACTTTTGCTTCTATTGCTCTGGACCACATGAATTTTGGGGGTCATGTAAATCCATCTGGGTCAGAGGTATCCATATCAACAAAGTGTCGCTACTTTGGCAAGGTTATTGATTTCATTGATGGCATTCTACTGGACAGGCCGGATTCCTGTAATCCTGTTCTGGTGAATTGCTTGTATGGACATGGGGTTGTTCAGTCAGTTTTGACTACATTTGTAGCTACCAGTCAATTACTTTTTACGGTTAACAGGGCTCCTGCTTCACCTATGGAGACTGATGATGGGATTTCAAAGCAGGATGAAAAGGATGAAACTGATAATTCATGGATTTATGGTCCCTTAGCTAGCTATGGAAAACTAATGGACCATCTGGTGACATCATCCTTTATTTTATCTCCTTTTACAAAGCACCTACTTGCCCAACCCCTGATCAATGGTGATGTTCCTTTTCCTCGGGATGCTGAGACATTTGTAAAGGTCCTCCAGTCCATGGTACTGAAGGTGGTGCTTCCAGTTTGGACGAATCCACAATTTACTGATTGTAGTTATGATTTCATTACGACAATCATTTCTATCATCCGGCACATTTATTCTGGAGTTGAAGTGAAAAATGTCAATAGCAATGCCAGTGCTCGAATAACTGGTCCTCCTCCAAATGAGACAGCTATTTCAACAATTGTAGAGATGGGCTTTTCCAGATCTAGAGCAGAAGAAGCTCTGCGGCAAGTTGGAGCAAACAGCGTGGAGTTGGCAATGGAGTGGTTGTTTTCCCACCCAGAAGAAACTCAAGAAGATGATGAACTTGCTCGTGCACTTGCCATGTCACTTGGGAACTCTGGATCTGATGCAAAGGAAGAGGTTGCAAATGAAAGCACTCAGCATCTTGAAGAAGAAGTTATCCAACTTCCTCCTGTTGAAGAGTTGTTATCCACATGTACAAAGCTACTGCAGATGAAGGAGCCTCTAGCTTTTCCAGTTCGAGACCTGCTTGTGATGATTTGCTCCCAAAATGATGGTCAATACAGGTCTAGCGTTATTACTTTTATCATAGACCAGATGAAGCTTTGTAGTTTGACCTCAGAGAGTGGAAACGTTATTATGCTATCTGCTCTTTTTCATGTTCTTGCTCTTATTCTTCATGAAGATGCAGTGGCACGAGAAGTTGCCTTCAAGAATGGTCTGGTTAAACTTTCTACAGATTTACTTTCACGATGGGATTCTGGTGCATGTGACAGCGAGAAACCTCAAGTTCCAAAATGGGTAACAGCAGCTTTTCTTGCTATCGACCGGCTGCTGCAGGTGGATCAAAAATTGAATTCAGAACTTGCAGAGCAGTTGAAGAAGGATGATGTCAGTAGTCAGCAGACGACTATAACCATTGATGATGATAAGCAGAACAAATTGCAGGCCACACTGGGATTATCTCCTAAGCATATAGATATGCATGAGCAGAAGAGACTTATTGAGATTGCTTGTAATTGTATCAGGAACCAGCTTCCATCTGAAACGATGCATGCTGTTCTACAGCTGTGCTCTACTCTTACCAGAACTCATTCCATTGCTGTTAATTTTCTTGATGATGGAGGCTTACCCATGCTTCTGTCTTTGCCAACAAGTAGCCTCTTTTCTGGGTTTGACAATGTTGCTGCTACTATAATCCGGCATGTCCTTGAGGATCCTCAAACTCTACAGCAAGCAATGGAATCTGAAATACGGCACAGTCTTGTGGCTGCTGCTAACAGGCATTCCAATGGAAGGCTGACTCCCCGcaactttcttttaaatttgactTCTGTCATTTCAAGGGATCCAATGATTTTTATGCAGGCTGCTCAGTCTGTCTGCCAAGTTGAGATGGTTGGTGAAAGACTGTATATCGTGTTGCTGAAAGATCGTGACAAAGATAAAtgtaaagagaaagaaaaagagaaagagaaagcaaCAGAGAAAGATAGGAATAATGATGGAAAGGTCACATTGGGTAATGCAAGCTCAATAGCCCCTACAGGTGGGCATGGAAAACTAACTGATCCAAACTCCAAAAATTCCAAGGTTCATCGGAAACCTCCTCAGAGTTTTGTAAATGTGATTGAGCTTCTTTTGGATTCAGTAATTAGTTTTGTACCTCCCTCGAAAGATGAAACTGTGGTAAATGTGCCCCTTGACAGCCCCTCATTAGCTGCCATGGACATTGATGTTGCTGCAAGTAAGGGGAAAGGAAAAGCCATTGTCACTACACCTGAAGAGAATGATTTCAATAACCAGGAAGCTTCTGCATCTCTTGCTAAGATTGTGTTCATTTTGAAGCTTTTGACAGAGATTCTCTTGATGTATTCTTCATCTGTTAATGTTCTACTCCGAAAGGATGCTGAAGTTAGTGGCTGCAGGGCTCCCCCTCAAAGGGGTCCTACTGTGTACTGCATTACTGGAATATTCCACCATATTCTTCACAGGTTTCTTCCATATTCCAGAaattccaaaaaggaaaagaaaattgaaggtgattGGATGCATAAACTAGCAACCCGGGCTAGCCAATTTTTAGTGGCAGCTTGTGTTCGCTCTACAGAAGCAAGGAGAAGGGTTTTCACGGAGATCAGTAATATACTTAATGACTTTGTTGATTCATCTAATGGTTTTAGGCCACCCGGCAATGATATCCAAGCTTTTATTGATCTGCTCAATGATGTATTGGCTGCTCGGTCACCTACAGGTGCTTATATCTCAGCAGAAGCTTCAGCTACTTTCATAGATGTGGGTCTTGTTAGGTCATTGACTCGAACTCTCCAAGCATTGGACTTGGATCATGTTGACTCACCAAAAGCTGTTACGGGGCTTATCAAGGCGCTGGAGGTGGTAACCAAAGAACATGTCCATTCTGCTGATTCTAATACAGGTAAGGGTGAGAATTCTACAAAGCCTCCTGATCACAATCAACCTGGAAGAGTAGATGATAGTGCTGATGTATCACAATCCATGGAAACTTCATCTCAACCTAATCATGATGTTACTGCAGCTGATCATGTTGAGTCTTTTAATACCACTCAAACCTATGGTGGGTCTGAGGCTGTTACTGATGATATGGAACATGACCAGGATCTAGATGGAGGTTTTGTTCCTTCTACTGAAGATGATTATATGCATGAAACTTCTGGGGATCCAAGGGTTATGGAAAATGGCATTGATACTGTGGGTATTCGATTTGAAATACAACCACAAGAAAATCTTGTTGATGAAGATGACGATGAGATGTCAGGAGATGATGGAGATGAagtagatgaagatgaagatgaggaTGATGAGGAGCATAATGAtcttgaagaagatgaagtcCATCACTTGCCACATCCTGACACAGATCAAGATGATcatgagattgatgatgatgagTTTGATGAGGAGGTCATGGAGGAggatgatgaggatgatgaagatgatgaggaTGGAGTTATACTTAGGCTGGAGGAAGGCATAAATGGAATAAATGTTTTTGACCATATTGAGGTTTTTGGTAGGGACCATAGCTTTTCTAATGAAACTCTCCATGTGATGCCAGTTGAAGTTTTTGGCTCTAGACGTCATGGTCGTACCACATCTATTTATAATCTCTTGGGAAGAACTGGTGACAATGCTGCACCCTCTCGACATCCTCTTTTGGTGGAACCATCATCCTCACTACAAACACCCCCTCTGAGACAGTCAG aGAATGCCCGTGATGTGATCTTATCTGATAGGAATTCGGAGAACACTGCATCACGGTTGGATACAATTTTCCGATCACTGAGGAATGGGCGTCATGGACACCGACTCAATCTTTGGGTGGATGATAACCAGCAAGGTGGTGGATCAAATGCATCTGCTGTTCCCCAAGGCCTTGAAGAGTTGCTTGTTTCTCAGTTGAGGCGGCCTGCCCCTGAGAAACCTTCTGATGAGAATACAACAGTTGAACATGAAAGTAAGCCCCAGGTTAGTCAATCACAAGAATCAGAAGCAGACATAAGGCCTGAAACTGCTGTTGAAAACAATGTGAACAATGAAACCAGTTGTGTGCCTCCCCCTACTTCTGTTGCAATGGATAGCATTGATAATGCTGATACAAGACCTGCAGCCACCGAATCTCTGCAAGGAACAGATGCATCAAGTATGCATTCTCAATCTGTTGAAATGCAGTTTGAACACAATGAGGCAGCTGTGCGGGATGTTGAAGCAGTGAGCCAAGAAAGTAGTGGAAGTGGGGCGACACTAGGGGAAAGCCTTCGGAGCCTAGACGTTGAAATCGGAAGTGCTGATGGCCATGATGATGGTGGAGAGAGGCAAGGTTCAGCAGATAGAATGCCTTTGGGTGATATGCAGGCAACTCGAACAAGAAGGACCAATGTGTCCTTTGGGAATTCTACACCACTAAGCGGTAGAGATGCATCTCTTCACAGTGTAACTGAAGTTTCTGAAAATCCTAGCCAAGAAGCAGATCAGGTTGGTCCTGGGGAGGAGCAGCAAATCAATGCTGATGCTGATTCTGGATCCATTGATCCTGCTTTCCTGGATGCTCTGCCTGAGGAGCTGCGAGCCGAAGTTCTTTCTGCTCAACAGGGTCAGGTGGCACAGCCTTCAAACACTGAACAGCAAAATACTGGAGATATTGATCCAGAATTCCTGGCAGCCCTTCCGCCGGACATCCGAGCAGAAGTTCTGGCTCAACAACAAGCACAAAGGCTGCATCAATCACAGGAACTGGAAGGCCAACCAGTTGAAATGGATACTGTCTCAATAATTGCAACATTTCCATCGGATCTGCGAGAAGAG GTTCTCTTAACATCATCTGATGCTATCCTTGCCAATCTCACTCCTGCTCTTGTTGCTGAAGCAAACATGCTCCGTGAAAGGTTTGCACATCGTTATCATAATCGTACCCTCTTTGGTATGTACCATAGAAACCGCAGAGGTGAGTCTTCAAGAAGGGGTGAAGGTATTGGATCCAGCCTGGACAGAGCTGGTGGAAGCATTGTTCCACGCAGGTCTATGGGAGGCAAACTTGTTGAAGCTGATGGGGCTCCTTTAGTTGATACAGAAGCTTTGAAAGCTATGATTCGGTTGCTTCGTGTCGTCCAG CCACTTTATAAAGGACAGCTGCAAAGGCTTCTCTTGAATTTATGTGCTCACAGTGAAACCCGAATTGCTCTGGTGAAACTCCTCATGGACATGCTGATGCTTGACACGAGGAAGCCTGCCAATCATTTAAACACTTCTGAGCCATCATATCGGCTTTATGCTTGCCAAAGTCATGTGATGTATTCTCGTCCTCAATATTTTGATG GAGTTCCTCCCTTGGTGTCTCGACGTATTCTCGAAACAATGACCTACCTGGCTCGAAATCACCCTTATGTGGCAAAAATTTTGCTTCAGTATAGGCTTCCTCATCCGCCCTTACAAGAGTCAGAGAACCTTGATCAGGTACGTGGCAAGGCTGTGATGGTGATTGAGGATGAAGTTGTAGATAAAAAGCTGCATCAGGAAGGATACCTGTCTGTTGCTTTGCTGTTGAGTCTCTTGAATCAGCCCCTTTATTTGAGGAGTATAGCTCATCTGGAGCAG CTTCTAAATTTATTGGAGGTCATCATTGACGATGTGGAAAGCAAGTCAAGTGTGTCTGACAAATCTGAGCCATCATCTACTGGGCAGCCATCTGGCCCTCAGGTTTCTATATCAGATGCTGAGATAAATGCAGACTCTGGTGGTGTTTCTGGGGTTGGAGTTACATCATCTAAAGTTGATGACTCCTCCAAACCTTCAGCTTTTGGTTCACATAGAGAATGTGATGCCCATAGTGTACTGCTTAACCTACCTCAATCAGAACTTCGACTTTTATGCTCATTGCTTGCACGAGAAGG TTTGTCAGACAATGCATATTCGCTTGTGGCGGAGGTACTGAAGAAGTTAGTGGCAATTGCTCCAACTCATTGTCATCTGTTTATCACCGAGCTAGCATTTTCTGTGCAAAATTTGACTAAATCTGCAATGGATGAATTGCACACTTTTGGAGAAACTGAAAAAGCACTCCTTAGTTCATCATCTTCTGATGGAGCTGCAATTCTGAGAGTTCTGTTGGCATTAAGTTCTCTTGTTGCCTCACTTAATGAGAAGGAGAAGGATCAGCAAGTTCTTCCTGAAAAGGAGCAGACTGCTGCTCTTTCTCAGGTATGGGATATCAATGCAGCCTTAGAACCTTTGTGGCTAGAGCTAAGCACTTGCATAAGCAAAATAGAGAGCTATTCAGATTCTGCAACTGTTTTGCCAACCACATCTATAATCTCCACATCTAAACCATCTGGTGCAATGCCTCCACTTCCCGCGGGCAGTCAGAACATCTTACCATACATAGAGTCATTCTTTGTGATGTGTGAGAAATTACATCCTGGGCAGCCAGGTGCAAGTCAGGACTTCAGTCTTGCTGCAGTTTCTGATGTCGAGGATGCCAGTACTTCTGATGGCCAACAGAAAACTCCAGTGTCTGTTCTGAAAGTTGATGAAAAACACATTGCTTTTGTGAAGTTCTCAGAGAAGCACCGGAAGCTCCTAAATGCTTTTATCCGGCAAAACCCTGGGTTGCTAGAGAAGTCTTTCTCACTCATGTTGAAGGTTCCCCGCTTTATTGATTTTGACAACAAGCGTTCCCACTTTAGGTCAAAGATAAAGCATCAACATGATCATCATCACAGTCCTTTAAGAATTTCAGTGAGAAGAGCTTACATTCTTGAAGATTCATATAACCAACTGCGCCTGCGATCAACTCAAGATTTAAAAGGGAGATTGACTGTTCACTTCCAAGGTGAGGAAGGTATTGATGCAGGTGGGCTTACAAGGGAATGGTATCAGTCGTTGTCCAGGGTTATTTTTGACAAGGGAGCTCTACTATTTACAACAGTGGGCAATGAATCAACATTTCAGCCAAACCCCAACTCAGTTTACCAAACAGAACATCTCTCATACTTTAAGTTTGTTGGCAGAGTT GTTGGAAAAGCACTTTTTGATGGACAACTTCTGGATGTCCATTTCACTCGATCTTTCTACAAGCATATACTAGGGGTAAAAGTTACATATCATGATATTGAAGCTATTGATCCTGATTACTTCAAAAACCTAAAATGGATGCTTGAG AATGATATAACTGATGTTCTAGACGTTACTTTTAGCATTGATGCTGATGAGGAGAAATTGATATTGTATGAAAGGAATGAG GTGACAGACTGTGAATTGATCCCGGGTGGAAGGAACATTCGAGTTACTGAGGATAACAAGCATAAATATGTTGATTTGGTTGCTGAGCATCGGTTGACTACTGCTATTCGTCCTCAAATAAATGCATTTTTGGAAGGATTCAATGAATTAATTCCTCGGGATTTAATATCCATTTTTAATGATAAGGAACTAGAATTGTTGATAAGTGGGCTTCCAGATATTGATT TGGACGACATGAGGGCAAATACCGAGTATTCTGGCTATAGTCCTGCGTCCCCTGTCATCCAATGGTTTTGGGAGGTTGTTCAAAGTCTAAGCAAGGAGGATAAGGCTCGGCTTCTTCAGTTTGTGACTGGAACCTCAAAG